One part of the Arcanobacterium phocisimile genome encodes these proteins:
- a CDS encoding class I SAM-dependent methyltransferase: MSGDIKGARSGPAENRLQGHWLLAKMGKRVLRPGGLEMTTTLLEHAELKPTQTVVEFGPGVGKTASLLLQTPPSSYIGVDPHTEGTSEVSRVLKNYPHVASRLVAADAKNTGLEDGVADMVMGEAMLTMMSPVDKMATMREAARLLKPGGKYVIHEMGLTPDNIAPELAQQLQKEISRTIKVGARPLTMPEWQQLLTEAGLAVEFTYSNSMSLLEPKRLLADEGVVGVLRIVKNMITNPAGRKRMLAMRAIFTEYADNLCAVGIIATKPIGS; encoded by the coding sequence ATGAGCGGTGATATAAAAGGTGCTCGGAGCGGTCCAGCGGAAAATCGACTGCAGGGCCACTGGCTACTAGCCAAAATGGGGAAGCGGGTGCTACGCCCTGGAGGGCTAGAAATGACCACCACTTTGCTGGAGCACGCCGAACTGAAACCTACACAGACGGTTGTAGAGTTTGGGCCAGGCGTAGGTAAAACAGCTAGTTTGTTGCTTCAAACGCCGCCGAGCAGTTACATCGGAGTAGATCCGCACACGGAAGGTACCTCGGAGGTTAGCCGAGTTCTTAAGAACTATCCGCACGTCGCTAGTCGTTTAGTGGCCGCCGATGCAAAAAATACTGGTCTTGAAGATGGCGTGGCAGATATGGTGATGGGTGAAGCAATGCTTACCATGATGTCGCCTGTTGACAAGATGGCGACAATGCGTGAGGCTGCGCGATTGCTGAAACCGGGTGGCAAATATGTCATTCATGAGATGGGTCTGACTCCGGATAATATTGCACCCGAACTAGCTCAGCAACTACAAAAAGAGATTTCACGTACGATCAAGGTTGGAGCTAGGCCGCTCACAATGCCAGAATGGCAGCAGCTTCTGACCGAAGCCGGGCTTGCCGTCGAATTCACCTACAGTAACTCCATGAGCTTGCTGGAACCCAAACGCCTGCTTGCTGACGAAGGGGTAGTAGGGGTGCTTCGGATCGTTAAAAACATGATCACTAATCCGGCAGGTCGTAAACGTATGCTTGCGATGCGGGCAATCTTTACCGAGTATGCCGATAACTTATGTGCCGTTGGCATTATCGCTACTAAGCCGATCGGTTCGTGA
- a CDS encoding cupin domain-containing protein: protein MSPTSLSESVVVADILADLPVVKNSTTSRVVVNNELLRHVMFSMDAGQVLTEHSSSRAVIVNILSGKMLFTVSGEVHTVSGGDVIYLAPNERHAVEAVEPSYMSLTLVVQPTSEKTS, encoded by the coding sequence ATGTCGCCAACCTCGTTATCAGAATCAGTTGTGGTAGCTGATATTTTGGCCGATTTACCTGTAGTGAAGAATTCGACGACGTCGCGAGTGGTGGTCAATAATGAATTGCTGCGTCACGTGATGTTTTCGATGGATGCCGGTCAAGTGTTAACCGAGCACTCCTCATCGCGGGCAGTGATCGTCAATATTTTATCTGGCAAAATGCTGTTCACAGTTTCTGGTGAAGTGCACACTGTCAGCGGTGGAGATGTTATTTATCTTGCGCCGAATGAACGCCATGCAGTTGAAGCGGTAGAACCGTCTTATATGTCATTGACTTTAGTGGTTCAACCAACCTCGGAGAAGACTTCATGA
- a CDS encoding Fic family protein has protein sequence MSVDRMKPFQDLPPLPPNGVGTAEVYTAVIRASRALAKADAAAELLPNPDILIHSIPLLEAQASNEIENIVTTNDELFRAAHHVETPSPATREALRYRQALYVGSEAIRDRPLTTNTAKLVCSTITGVEMDIRRDVGTYIGNPVTKDRIYTPPEGQSVILEHLTKWESFLHNDMSLDPLIKLALLHYQFEAIHPFSDGNGRTGRILNVLYLVHEGLLRQPITYLSGYIVEHKDEYYRLLNNVTQKGDWIPWVLYMLNAVAITSQWTSNLVYVIRDQIEETIGLLHEGGMPARDLAYTLYEKPYLRYADLMVALNVSRPTAGKHAEKLVELGVLERYKTGRSVLFVNTRYLNILFNAKLPQ, from the coding sequence ATGAGTGTTGACCGCATGAAGCCCTTTCAAGATTTACCGCCTTTACCTCCGAATGGTGTGGGTACTGCGGAAGTTTATACTGCTGTTATTCGCGCTTCGAGAGCTTTAGCTAAGGCAGATGCAGCCGCTGAGCTACTTCCTAATCCGGATATTCTCATTCACTCTATTCCGTTGCTGGAGGCTCAGGCATCGAATGAAATTGAAAATATTGTGACGACGAATGATGAGTTGTTTCGTGCGGCGCATCATGTAGAAACTCCTTCTCCTGCTACGCGCGAAGCTTTGCGTTATCGTCAGGCTCTATATGTGGGAAGTGAAGCGATTCGAGACCGGCCATTGACAACCAATACGGCTAAGCTTGTATGTTCAACAATCACAGGTGTTGAAATGGATATACGACGTGATGTTGGAACATATATTGGTAATCCGGTAACAAAAGATCGCATTTACACTCCGCCAGAAGGGCAGAGCGTTATTCTGGAGCACTTAACAAAGTGGGAATCTTTTTTGCATAATGACATGTCGTTAGATCCACTTATTAAGTTGGCTCTTTTACACTACCAGTTTGAAGCGATTCACCCATTTTCGGATGGTAATGGGCGAACTGGCAGAATTCTTAACGTGCTTTATTTGGTTCATGAGGGTTTGCTTCGTCAGCCGATTACCTATCTTTCTGGTTATATTGTGGAACATAAAGATGAGTATTATCGACTGTTGAATAATGTCACCCAGAAAGGCGATTGGATACCTTGGGTGTTGTATATGCTCAATGCGGTTGCTATAACTTCTCAATGGACGAGTAATTTAGTTTATGTTATTCGTGATCAGATTGAGGAGACGATCGGCTTACTACATGAAGGTGGAATGCCGGCTCGTGATCTGGCGTATACGTTGTACGAAAAGCCATATCTACGCTATGCAGATTTGATGGTGGCGCTGAACGTCAGTCGTCCAACTGCTGGAAAACATGCGGAGAAGCTTGTTGAATTAGGGGTGTTAGAGCGATATAAAACGGGACGAAGTGTTTTGTTTGTTAATACGCGATACTTAAATATACTTTTCAACGCGAAGCTCCCGCAGTAG
- a CDS encoding methionine/alanine import family NSS transporter small subunit: MTTSALVMMVVYLGLVGGGLGFGVALMATHNDETSGVLGTADVNPADLS; this comes from the coding sequence ATGACAACATCAGCACTCGTCATGATGGTGGTATACCTAGGATTAGTAGGCGGCGGTTTAGGATTTGGTGTTGCTCTCATGGCAACTCACAATGATGAAACCTCGGGCGTTCTCGGAACCGCTGATGTCAACCCTGCAGATCTTTCCTAG
- a CDS encoding sodium-dependent transporter, which yields MSTTTGREVWSSRTVFLAAAVGSAIGLGNIWRFPYIAYENGGGSFLIPYVIALVTGGISMLFFDYAIGHRFRGAPPLAFRRVSKHAEALGWVQTLVTFFIAVYYMAILAWAGFYTYYSVTLAWGDDPEAFFLTEFLQLDGTSVFTGGYLPGLTVVLAVIWLVLLFVMSKGVEHGVGQVSKLAVPLLIVLFLAITVRAVFLPGASAGLDTLFTPDWSALLKPSVWMAGYGQIFYSLAVGFGIMLTQASYLKRRTDVTTTAWTVAFANSSFEVLAGIGVFSVLGYMAMNSGQEVGDVVSSGIGLAFIAFPKIISLMPGGALFGVLFFGSLFLAGFTSMFSIIEVPISAAMDKFGWARRKAVLVVGGLAALISVGLLPTTTGLATLDIMDKFINVFGIVAIALVTLVVVGWGMKMFPVLSRHLDAISTIPTRGWWVAAVGVLTPFVLAVTLVGDTRELLTNPYGGYTTMQLLVYGWGLALLIWVLAFVLSYLPWVKGTQFEAPAEFAFDLDKTEQMVAGKATGGAPAAVAERAEVAVQAAAAEQAELTERKKEGERA from the coding sequence ATGTCTACAACAACAGGTAGAGAAGTCTGGTCTTCCCGCACAGTATTTCTTGCTGCTGCCGTTGGTTCTGCTATTGGTCTGGGGAACATTTGGCGTTTTCCATACATTGCATACGAAAATGGTGGCGGGTCGTTCCTCATTCCTTACGTGATTGCGCTGGTGACCGGTGGTATCTCGATGTTGTTCTTCGACTATGCGATCGGGCATCGGTTCCGTGGCGCACCACCGTTGGCATTCCGCCGCGTGTCAAAGCATGCGGAAGCGTTGGGCTGGGTGCAGACGCTGGTGACGTTCTTCATCGCCGTCTATTACATGGCAATTTTGGCCTGGGCTGGCTTCTACACGTACTATTCAGTGACGCTCGCATGGGGTGATGACCCTGAAGCGTTCTTCCTTACGGAGTTTCTCCAGCTCGACGGCACCTCGGTGTTTACCGGCGGCTATCTTCCCGGTTTGACGGTGGTGTTGGCAGTAATCTGGCTGGTGCTACTCTTCGTGATGTCAAAAGGCGTCGAGCATGGTGTCGGCCAAGTATCGAAGCTGGCAGTGCCGCTATTGATCGTGTTGTTTTTGGCTATTACGGTGCGCGCAGTGTTCTTACCAGGAGCATCCGCGGGCCTCGATACGCTGTTCACTCCGGACTGGTCGGCTCTGTTAAAGCCATCGGTATGGATGGCTGGGTATGGCCAGATCTTCTATTCGCTCGCGGTTGGTTTCGGAATTATGCTCACCCAGGCGTCATACTTGAAGCGCCGAACCGACGTGACAACAACAGCGTGGACGGTTGCCTTCGCTAACTCTTCCTTCGAAGTGTTGGCCGGCATCGGCGTCTTCTCCGTGCTGGGATACATGGCAATGAATTCAGGACAAGAAGTAGGCGACGTCGTTTCCTCCGGCATCGGTTTAGCATTCATCGCCTTCCCAAAGATCATCTCGCTTATGCCCGGCGGTGCACTATTCGGTGTGCTGTTCTTCGGTTCGCTCTTCTTGGCCGGATTCACTTCAATGTTCTCCATCATCGAAGTGCCGATCTCAGCTGCAATGGACAAGTTCGGCTGGGCTCGCCGCAAAGCCGTGTTGGTAGTTGGTGGTCTCGCTGCGCTGATCTCCGTGGGCCTATTGCCCACCACGACTGGTCTTGCCACGCTCGACATCATGGATAAGTTCATCAACGTGTTCGGCATCGTTGCCATCGCACTCGTGACCTTAGTGGTTGTCGGTTGGGGCATGAAGATGTTCCCTGTGCTCTCACGTCACTTGGATGCTATCTCGACCATCCCGACTCGTGGCTGGTGGGTTGCTGCAGTTGGTGTACTCACCCCATTCGTATTGGCAGTGACATTGGTGGGCGATACGCGAGAACTCTTGACGAATCCGTACGGTGGCTACACCACAATGCAGCTGCTGGTTTACGGTTGGGGACTAGCTCTGCTGATCTGGGTGCTTGCTTTCGTGCTGAGCTACCTGCCGTGGGTGAAGGGTACGCAATTTGAAGCTCCAGCAGAATTCGCATTCGACCTGGATAAGACTGAGCAGATGGTTGCCGGTAAGGCAACGGGCGGTGCGCCGGCTGCGGTGGCCGAGCGGGCTGAAGTGGCTGTGCAGGCCGCGGCAGCCGAGCAGGCAGAATTAACTGAACGTAAGAAGGAAGGTGAACGAGCATGA
- a CDS encoding DUF4300 family protein: MKTWKRVGLVVLAASFSAGCSDATGSVADTGDLETSVVSESEASGPETPAVDPALASVRTSNLVDEQSRHEVYTVLKNAGLGEQALNDFDTQVKRFYDHVPTASLIQSGFQPLAQAQKADLVALAQAAQEKATPLTNCRITTFTLGREQVTVGKPQGADDSQLFFDIESLDTEPKMFVGAERETFLGLFGRVPTVAEKDSQRHTNDIINYLLEHEIGFKVGPVSMVSVYIHDNIDPKDAAMFIGHMGLLVEDSAEGKLLFVEKLAFDQPYRASWFDSREQLETYLRSMYDDGPDLEYGQPVIMENDHVMQATQMY, translated from the coding sequence ATGAAAACATGGAAGCGAGTAGGTTTAGTAGTTCTAGCTGCGAGTTTTTCTGCAGGCTGTAGCGATGCAACAGGTTCGGTAGCGGACACTGGTGATCTGGAGACGTCAGTGGTTTCTGAATCTGAAGCCAGCGGGCCAGAAACACCTGCAGTTGATCCGGCGTTGGCCTCGGTGCGTACCAGTAATCTGGTCGATGAGCAGTCCCGCCATGAGGTCTACACGGTTTTGAAGAATGCCGGGTTAGGCGAGCAGGCGCTAAACGATTTCGATACGCAGGTGAAACGTTTTTACGATCATGTGCCTACGGCGTCGTTAATCCAATCCGGCTTCCAGCCGTTAGCGCAAGCTCAAAAGGCTGATCTCGTTGCACTTGCTCAAGCTGCCCAAGAAAAGGCCACACCGTTAACGAATTGCCGAATCACAACGTTCACGTTGGGTCGTGAGCAGGTGACGGTGGGCAAACCGCAGGGTGCTGATGATTCGCAGCTCTTCTTCGATATTGAGTCCTTGGATACTGAGCCGAAGATGTTTGTCGGTGCTGAGCGTGAAACCTTCCTTGGTCTTTTTGGCAGAGTACCTACGGTGGCGGAGAAAGATTCCCAGCGTCATACCAATGACATCATTAACTATCTTCTTGAGCATGAGATCGGTTTTAAGGTCGGTCCGGTAAGCATGGTCAGCGTCTATATTCATGACAATATCGATCCGAAAGACGCAGCGATGTTCATCGGGCATATGGGCTTGCTGGTTGAAGATAGTGCGGAAGGTAAGCTGCTTTTCGTTGAGAAGCTGGCATTCGATCAGCCGTATCGGGCGAGCTGGTTTGACTCGCGTGAGCAGCTCGAAACGTATTTGCGGTCGATGTATGACGACGGTCCGGATCTTGAGTATGGCCAGCCGGTGATTATGGAAAACGATCATGTTATGCAGGCAACGCAGATGTATTAA
- a CDS encoding CPBP family intramembrane glutamic endopeptidase, protein MAGLSIRERSARGLPWRVITLFMGATLAHSLWLSGLQLGLGVNLDYIAFPQLGPALGLATTWYFYRGFLSRYLPLVPTSEHYFRRRLLITAGLCLGYLGFTWVLAAVLGVHYFAAVFTDWALVGFLTVQFLGAFLEEIGWRGFLQPLFVRRFGAITGAVFVGVIWAFWHGHMLLDPWFFVVFAATCVAISLGLQMVTGGSWWQRAVLAALIHWTVNVTPLVVVNVDDGGMSNSAVATAILVPQFVLAGIAVAVLSFRRSRLKADTLAV, encoded by the coding sequence ATGGCTGGTTTGAGTATCCGGGAGCGCAGTGCGCGCGGGCTTCCGTGGCGTGTCATAACGTTGTTTATGGGAGCGACGTTGGCGCATTCGTTATGGCTTTCTGGGCTGCAACTTGGTCTTGGCGTCAATCTTGACTACATTGCGTTTCCGCAACTTGGTCCGGCGCTGGGCTTGGCGACGACGTGGTATTTTTACCGTGGTTTCTTAAGTAGGTACCTGCCGCTTGTTCCTACCAGTGAGCATTATTTCCGACGTCGGTTGCTGATCACGGCCGGGCTTTGCTTAGGATACTTGGGTTTCACCTGGGTGCTCGCAGCGGTGCTCGGTGTGCATTATTTCGCTGCAGTCTTTACCGACTGGGCCTTGGTCGGGTTTTTGACTGTGCAGTTCTTGGGCGCATTTTTAGAAGAGATCGGTTGGCGTGGGTTTCTACAACCGCTCTTTGTGCGGCGCTTTGGTGCGATCACGGGTGCGGTATTCGTTGGCGTTATCTGGGCGTTTTGGCATGGTCACATGCTTCTAGATCCGTGGTTTTTCGTGGTTTTTGCGGCCACCTGTGTGGCGATCTCGCTGGGTTTACAGATGGTGACTGGTGGGTCGTGGTGGCAGCGTGCCGTGTTGGCGGCGTTAATTCACTGGACGGTGAATGTTACTCCGCTTGTGGTGGTCAATGTTGATGACGGGGGTATGTCGAATTCTGCGGTGGCCACCGCGATATTAGTTCCGCAGTTCGTGCTTGCCGGGATTGCGGTTGCGGTCCTTTCTTTTAGACGGTCACGGTTGAAAGCCGATACACTTGCGGTATGA
- a CDS encoding LacI family DNA-binding transcriptional regulator — translation MATRADVAKRAGVSPSTVSYVLNGERPTSEETQARVMKAITELGYVPHRWAGNLAARSLRTIGLHLGVGDYVIDQIAGEYIAGMRDRAAELGIMLTIPVVSHKDPESFRAYLRSRVFDALIMMEVSDGDWRESVVEEECIPAVFLGSPGTNRIPFVESDFFDIGRRAVDYAYQRGYQRCIVVARSEDRVDFNRMTDLIVQGVKQARDHTGADVAVLRLPSCSVSAFAILDQLSLSAHRTVVMGDNAEALTSLVSISPRFGLDVGKDYSLVTLGARYLIDAGRNSHTTESGTDRYQMGRACVDKVVARFNGDEVPSVYFPAQIIDGDTLA, via the coding sequence ATGGCGACACGTGCAGATGTGGCGAAACGTGCTGGCGTATCGCCATCGACTGTCTCATATGTGCTCAATGGTGAGCGTCCGACGTCGGAGGAAACTCAAGCCCGCGTCATGAAAGCGATCACGGAACTGGGATACGTTCCGCATCGGTGGGCAGGGAACTTGGCGGCTCGCTCATTGCGTACAATCGGACTCCATCTTGGCGTTGGCGACTATGTCATTGATCAGATTGCTGGCGAATATATTGCTGGTATGCGAGATAGGGCTGCTGAACTCGGCATTATGTTGACTATTCCGGTGGTTAGCCATAAAGATCCGGAGTCTTTCCGGGCATATTTGCGCTCGCGAGTCTTCGACGCGTTAATCATGATGGAGGTTTCAGACGGGGATTGGCGTGAGAGCGTCGTTGAAGAGGAATGTATTCCGGCAGTGTTTTTAGGTTCGCCGGGCACAAACCGCATCCCGTTTGTGGAGTCTGATTTTTTCGATATTGGCCGTCGCGCTGTAGATTATGCATATCAACGGGGCTATCAGCGGTGTATTGTGGTGGCGCGTTCCGAAGACCGGGTAGATTTTAATCGTATGACAGATCTGATCGTGCAGGGTGTGAAGCAGGCTCGCGATCATACGGGTGCCGATGTTGCGGTTTTGCGTTTGCCTTCGTGCTCGGTGAGTGCTTTTGCGATTCTAGATCAGTTGTCCTTGAGTGCTCATCGCACGGTGGTGATGGGTGATAATGCGGAAGCATTAACGTCACTAGTTTCTATTTCGCCTCGTTTCGGGTTGGACGTCGGAAAAGACTATTCGTTGGTGACCTTGGGTGCTCGGTATCTTATTGATGCTGGGCGCAACAGTCACACGACGGAGTCTGGTACGGATCGTTACCAGATGGGCCGGGCGTGCGTAGATAAAGTGGTTGCGCGATTTAACGGCGACGAGGTGCCTTCCGTCTATTTCCCAGCCCAGATTATCGACGGCGATACCCTGGCGTGA
- a CDS encoding glycoside hydrolase family 13 protein, whose amino-acid sequence MVMRSDLDQWWRNAVIYQVYPRSFNDTNGDGLGDLAGIIEKIDYLHELGVDAIWISPFYPSPQADAGYDVADYFDINPEYGSLDEARELISRAHAVGMKVIIDVVPNHSSDQHEWFQEALRAGHDSPERARYIFRHSVGEPPNNWGSMFGGPAWSKVEPLTGREEDRDWWYLHLFAPEQPDFDWNNADVHQLFTDYLRFWCDLGVDGFRVDVAHGLVKADGLPDDLRGSDRWVDGDRDPDVFDSGPMFDQDGVHEIYREWRNVLNEYGRDRMLVAEAWVDPPSRGALYVREEEMSQAFNFDYLKCGWRPARLRTIIDQTLREMNNVGAPVTWVLSNHDVVRHTSRFGFDPEHSTEAGIGLGDPQPDRELGLRRGLAMTLFTFGLPGSVYIYQGEELGLPEVTDMPDDARQDPTWLRTGYQVRGRDGCRVPLPWKANPADTGFGAHPWLPQPADWHEFAAERQEDDPQSVLNFYRAMTARRRHYDLGHGDFEWVAYDNNEVLVVRNGKITLALNMTSEPAVIPGQYSIVIASGTCDHVSGGVELAANTAAWLS is encoded by the coding sequence ATGGTTATGCGTTCTGACCTTGATCAATGGTGGCGAAATGCAGTCATTTATCAGGTGTATCCGCGAAGCTTTAACGATACGAACGGTGATGGGCTCGGTGATCTTGCCGGCATTATTGAAAAGATTGACTATTTGCATGAGCTTGGTGTGGACGCGATATGGATTTCGCCGTTCTATCCTTCTCCGCAAGCTGACGCCGGTTACGACGTCGCGGATTATTTCGATATTAATCCGGAGTATGGTTCGTTGGACGAAGCTCGGGAACTGATTTCGCGAGCTCATGCTGTTGGGATGAAGGTTATTATCGACGTCGTCCCCAACCATTCGTCTGATCAGCACGAGTGGTTCCAGGAGGCGTTGCGTGCCGGTCATGATTCGCCGGAACGTGCCCGCTATATTTTCCGCCATTCGGTCGGTGAGCCGCCAAATAACTGGGGGTCGATGTTCGGCGGTCCAGCCTGGTCGAAAGTTGAGCCGTTGACTGGCCGTGAAGAAGATCGAGACTGGTGGTATTTGCATCTGTTTGCTCCCGAGCAACCTGATTTCGATTGGAACAATGCTGATGTGCATCAGTTGTTCACTGACTATTTGCGATTCTGGTGTGACCTAGGGGTTGATGGTTTCCGCGTCGACGTGGCACATGGTTTGGTAAAAGCTGACGGTTTGCCAGATGATCTACGTGGATCAGATCGGTGGGTTGATGGTGATCGTGACCCGGATGTTTTCGATTCGGGCCCAATGTTTGATCAAGACGGCGTCCACGAGATTTACCGCGAATGGCGTAACGTTCTCAACGAGTACGGCCGCGACCGTATGCTGGTTGCTGAAGCGTGGGTTGATCCGCCGTCGCGCGGAGCTCTCTATGTGCGTGAAGAAGAAATGAGCCAGGCGTTCAACTTCGACTATCTTAAGTGTGGTTGGCGTCCGGCTCGGTTGCGCACCATTATTGACCAAACATTGCGCGAAATGAATAACGTGGGGGCACCGGTGACGTGGGTGTTATCTAACCACGACGTCGTTCGTCACACCTCTCGTTTCGGTTTCGATCCGGAGCACAGCACCGAAGCTGGTATTGGGTTGGGAGATCCACAGCCTGATCGCGAGCTGGGTTTGCGACGTGGTTTGGCAATGACGCTCTTTACGTTCGGTTTGCCTGGCTCGGTCTATATTTATCAGGGTGAAGAGTTGGGCCTGCCAGAAGTCACTGACATGCCTGACGATGCTCGTCAGGATCCGACATGGTTACGCACCGGATATCAAGTTCGTGGCCGAGATGGTTGCCGTGTGCCGCTTCCGTGGAAAGCAAACCCAGCAGATACTGGGTTTGGTGCGCATCCGTGGCTACCGCAGCCAGCCGATTGGCACGAGTTCGCAGCCGAACGTCAAGAAGACGATCCGCAGTCTGTGCTGAATTTCTATCGCGCCATGACAGCTCGACGTCGGCATTACGATCTCGGGCATGGCGATTTTGAATGGGTTGCATATGATAACAACGAAGTGCTCGTTGTCCGCAATGGCAAGATTACACTTGCTCTCAACATGACTAGCGAACCGGCGGTTATTCCGGGACAATACAGTATTGTTATTGCTTCTGGAACATGTGATCACGTTTCCGGTGGTGTTGAGCTGGCGGCAAATACGGCAGCTTGGTTGTCCTGA
- a CDS encoding carbohydrate ABC transporter permease, whose translation MKMKKFREGLSNTSSTLGIIGIVIFCLAPFYWMFVSSIRPATKIFETSLWPSDVSFENYGAVFDPSRGFGRALLNSVIVAGTTTVLALIVATFTAYALARLEFRGKTLILTVIVATSMFPIVAIVVPLLQLFTDIGWINTYQAMILPSLSFALPLAVWNLHSFFRQMPVELEQAAMIDGCTPGQAFRKIIMPLAAPGVFTTAIIVFISAWNEFMIAVTMVNDQAMQTAPVAISKFGGVSQFETPYGSQMAAGIVVTIPLVILVLIFQRRIVAGLAAGGVK comes from the coding sequence ATGAAGATGAAGAAGTTCCGTGAGGGGTTGAGCAACACATCCTCGACGCTGGGAATTATCGGTATTGTTATTTTCTGTTTGGCGCCGTTCTATTGGATGTTTGTTTCGTCGATTCGCCCGGCGACGAAGATTTTCGAGACGTCACTATGGCCAAGTGACGTGAGTTTTGAAAACTATGGCGCAGTTTTCGATCCGTCGCGTGGCTTTGGGCGCGCGCTGTTGAACTCGGTGATTGTTGCCGGGACGACGACGGTGTTGGCGCTTATTGTGGCGACGTTTACCGCTTATGCGTTGGCTCGGTTGGAGTTCCGTGGCAAGACACTGATTTTGACGGTGATTGTTGCGACGTCGATGTTCCCGATTGTGGCGATCGTTGTTCCGCTTTTGCAGTTGTTTACGGATATTGGCTGGATTAACACTTATCAGGCGATGATTTTGCCGTCGCTGTCGTTCGCTTTGCCGTTGGCGGTGTGGAATTTGCACAGCTTCTTCCGGCAGATGCCGGTGGAATTGGAGCAGGCGGCAATGATTGATGGCTGTACGCCAGGTCAAGCGTTCCGTAAGATTATTATGCCGTTGGCTGCCCCTGGTGTTTTCACGACTGCAATCATTGTTTTCATCAGTGCATGGAATGAGTTCATGATTGCAGTGACTATGGTTAACGATCAGGCGATGCAGACTGCGCCGGTGGCTATTTCGAAATTTGGTGGTGTTTCGCAGTTTGAAACTCCCTATGGTTCGCAGATGGCGGCAGGCATTGTGGTGACAATTCCGCTTGTTATTTTGGTTCTGATTTTTCAGCGTCGAATTGTTGCAGGTTTGGCAGCTGGCGGCGTGAAGTAA
- a CDS encoding carbohydrate ABC transporter permease codes for MSTSRTTTTRPDAIAPRAQRRDSARRQSRLAWMLVAPTILIITIVVIFPTLTAVYQSLFGVKGIDPETGFVNDTAPFVGLQNYANMFIGESGARFWNAASNTTIFALLTVTLETILGVTMALIMHRAMRGRGLVRAAILVPWAIPTAVSAILWKWIFDAHGAANALLGTQILWATSDIPAKMAIIVADTWKTAPFIGLLTLAGLQVIPDEVYEAAKIDGANAWQRFRRITLPLVKPALVVAVLFRLLDALRMFDLPYILIGARKGSVETLSMLVQDEASNLRYGSAAAYALMLFAYVFLIAFAFIKVAGAEVIGAEEKKKIPLRQLFVNSRLPWKRSRKAQEEVA; via the coding sequence ATGAGTACGTCACGGACAACTACTACCCGGCCAGACGCGATTGCTCCTCGAGCACAACGACGTGACTCGGCACGGCGCCAGAGCCGGCTCGCTTGGATGTTAGTAGCACCTACCATTCTTATCATTACAATCGTCGTCATTTTTCCAACGCTCACTGCCGTCTACCAGTCATTGTTCGGCGTCAAGGGTATCGATCCGGAAACCGGTTTCGTTAATGACACTGCGCCGTTCGTGGGCCTGCAAAATTATGCCAATATGTTCATTGGTGAGTCGGGTGCACGTTTCTGGAATGCGGCATCGAATACTACTATCTTTGCGCTACTTACCGTCACGCTGGAAACCATTTTGGGTGTGACGATGGCGCTGATCATGCATCGCGCTATGCGGGGGCGTGGTCTGGTCCGCGCGGCTATCCTCGTTCCGTGGGCGATCCCGACCGCGGTTTCAGCTATTTTGTGGAAGTGGATTTTTGACGCTCATGGCGCAGCGAATGCGCTTCTTGGAACCCAAATCCTGTGGGCTACTTCTGATATTCCGGCAAAGATGGCGATCATCGTTGCTGATACGTGGAAGACAGCGCCGTTTATTGGCTTGCTGACGCTTGCGGGTTTGCAGGTTATTCCGGATGAAGTTTATGAGGCGGCGAAGATTGATGGGGCGAATGCGTGGCAGCGGTTCCGCCGGATTACGCTGCCGTTGGTGAAGCCAGCACTGGTTGTTGCGGTGTTGTTCCGCTTGCTTGATGCGTTGCGCATGTTCGACCTTCCTTATATCTTGATCGGTGCTCGCAAGGGGTCGGTTGAGACGTTGTCAATGCTGGTTCAAGATGAGGCGTCGAATCTGCGTTACGGTTCGGCGGCTGCGTACGCGTTGATGTTATTCGCCTACGTGTTCCTCATTGCGTTTGCGTTTATTAAGGTTGCCGGTGCTGAAGTGATCGGTGCGGAGGAGAAGAAAAAAATTCCGTTGCGTCAATTGTTTGTTAATTCGCGATTGCCGTGGAAGCGCAGTCGGAAAGCTCAGGAGGAAGTAGCATGA